The genomic DNA TGTTTTAAACTGATGACCTTATATGAAGTCATGTCGATAAATGCCGCAGTCCTGTTTGGCAACCCGCTCTGTGAGTACTAATCCCACCATGTTCTCAAAAGTTTACTAAAGTTTACTACTACAAGTTTTCGTTTTTACCCTTTTATTGATGATGAAAGATCTGAGTTTATTTGGGGCTAAAAGAAGAAAGTAGTTTTTCTAGTACGCTAGTCTCATTTAGGGGCCATAGCATAGTCTGTTTATTGGCGCTATACACTTGGAGTTTCAAATTGAAAAGGCAACTAGATTCCTGTTTGACCACAAATGTTTGGTTTACTGTTTATATTATTGTGTTATAATCAAATTTAATATAATGGGATCATTTTTTACTGATcagcagtcctaggaacagcaaagCAAAGAACCTTTTGtcttttcatatatatatatttgcctttcatatatatacagtggggcaaaaaagtatttagtcagccaccgattgtgcaagttcccccacctaaaatgatgacagaggtcagtaatttgcaccagaggtacacttcaactgtgagagacagaatgtgaaaaaaaaatccatgaatccacatggtaggatttgtaaagaatttattcgtaaatcagggtggaaaataagtatttggtcaataacaaaaatacaactcaatactttgtaacataacctttgttggcaataacagaggtcaaacgtttactataggtctttaccaggtttgcacacacagtagctggtattttggcccattcctccatgcagatcttctcgagagcagtgatgttttggggctgtcgccgagcaacacggactctcaactcccgccacagattttctatggggttgaggtctggagactggctaggccactccaggactttcaaatgcttcttacggagccactcctttgttgcccgggcggtgtgttttggatcattgtcatgttggaagacccagcctcgtttcatcttcaaagttctcactgatggaaggaggttttggctcaaaatctcacgatacatggccccattcattctgtccttaacacggatcagtcgtcctgtccccttggcagaaaaacagccccatagcatgatgtttccacccccatgcttcacagtaggtatggtgttcttgggatgcaactcagtattcttcttcctccaaacacgacgagttgagtttataccaaaaagttctactttggtttcatctgaccacatgacattctcccaatcctctgctgtatcatccatgtgctctctggcaaacttcagacgggcctggacatgcactggcttcagcagcggaacacgtctggcactgcgggatttgattccctgccgttgtagtgtgttactgatggtgacctttgttactttggtcccagctctctgcaggtcattcaccaggtccccccgtgtggttctgggatctttgctcaccgttctcatgaacattttgaccccacgggatgagatcttgcgtggagccccagatcgagggagattatcagtggtcttgtatgtcttccattttctgatgattgctcccacagttgattttttcacaccaagctgcttgcctattgtagattcactcttcccagtctggtgcaggtctacaatacttttcctggtgtccttcgaaagctctttggtcttggccatggcggagtttggagtctgactgtttgaggctgtggacaggtgtcttttatacagatgatgagttcaaacaggtgccattcatacaggtaacgagtgggggacagaaaagcttcttacagaagacgttacaggtctgtgagagccagagattttccatgtttgaggtgaccaaatacttattttccaccctaatttacgaataaattctttacaaatcctaccatgtgaattcatggatttttttttcacattctgtctctcacagttgaagtgtacctctggtgcaaattactgacctctgtcatcattttaagtgggggaacttgcacaatcggtggctgactaaatacttttttgccccactgtatatgtgtgtatatgtatatatatgtgtgtatatgtatatgtatatatatgtgtgtatatatgtatgtatatgtatatatatgtgtgtatatatgtatgtatgtatgtatatatatatgcatatatatgtataactAAGCTTTGAGATTGCATCCTGCACCAAGACCAAACTCATCTTTACTTTAATATCAAAACATTAAATTCGTTTAATTGCATTTAAGTTTTCTGAAACAGTAACACAGGAAACTAAATGGAGCAATTAACAGCACAGAGTAAACATATTCATCAGCGAGACAAAGTGAGCATCGCAATTGATTTTTAGATTAAGGCTCTGTGCACAGGTTTATCATAAAGCCATTCTTGAATATTAGTATTCCAACACAATAGCTAAAAAAACCAATGAGAGACTATTAAGCTGATATATTGgtttcataaatattttgttgtaCCCTTTGGTTGAACATacgctatataaatccattcACCCAGTTTTATGTAGATGCTTATCCAATGGGATCACAGAGGGCTGATCCCAGCTGTTGCATGGTGAAAGGCAGGGTACACGCTGGGCAACAGGCAAGTCCATAACAGGGCTAGCAGAGAGAATTAGTAAACCACACACTCTCATATCCAAACCTCAATGTAAACAGCTAATTTGCAATCAGCTCTTGCCACTGAATGAATCAAATAAGATGTTTTCCTGAAAAGAAACTGATGCAACTTTCCTGAGCCTACATTTTGAAGCAGCAGGGACCACCATAGATGTTTTCAGTGAGTTAAGGTCACAGCAAATTGCCTCCTGGAAATTCAGTGTATTACACTGTGATAGCCTGGAACCACCCACTCTATATTTCACATTAACGGGCACTCCAAAACACCCTCagttaacaaccctgaaaaaaaGCAGGTCATAACTTGCTCACCCGATCTCAAGATACTGAGCTTACACTGAAACTAAGTTAAACTCTTGACATGtgttcttttttcccagcagCTCTTCCCAGCTGAATGGTTGTGTGAAGATTGGTAGACAGACATGTGTGGGAACATGTATCATAGTTTATCTTTCCACTCTCTGAGCATGAATCTTCACTTTCACCgaaagaaaagataaaatggTAATCAGGTATCACTGCAATCTATGGGGATAGTTATTGctaatttcttttaaatgaagGTATTTACATGCCCTATGTATTAGTGCACCCATAGTTATCACTCAGTATTCTCTTGCAGGTGTCTTCAAACAGATTCATAGCATTTGCAAAACCCTCATTCATATCTTTGCAGGAGCTTTGCATCAGACAGCATGTCTCTTAGTCCCTAagacaaaaagtaaaaaaacatcaATGAGAACTAGTCTACAGGTGAGTCATTTTTCTCataatgctttttcttttttcttttttttttgtagttctcTGTAATATACCACCAGCAAAGAGCGGAattgttttcactgtttaccACTTTGCACTTTGAAAGGTTTTGGCACATTCAGCTGTGAGGCTACATTTtaaatgatgcagtgactgtgCACGGGTTATTTGGCATTCCAAACGAAGGTCTGTTATTCAGAATACTGTACATTTCTTAGCGTTGTTCTTATAAACCCACAGGAACAGATGTTTTGCAAAAGAacattttgcaaaaataaaagtggaaaaaagtgaTAAAGGTGCACaagagggaaggaaaaaaaagctatgAAAATAATTTTAGCAGACAGGTTGAGTGGGATCAGTGCATCATCCCATTCTGCTATTTTGTTGAAGGTCGGATTTAATCTATGTAATTATTGTCATGCAATTTTATGCAGCTCTGCCTGAATTGAAGTGCTCCAGGGTACGCCTACGCAGTGTTTTAAACATTCCTGctgaaaaaagatgaaaagggCACACAATCTTGTGAAATatgtttttccctctttttctcaaTCTAACATCAGGGAGATTACCTTTTCCCTTTCCTGCAGCTGAAAATATCTTTCAAGCAGCGATAGTGCTCGCAGGGGTGGGCTGTTAAGCCTTAGCACTCCCATTCTTATTCAAATGAAGGCATTTGACCATCTTCTGCAGGATATGAATCTATTCAAATGTATCTCATTTGTACGGTTTCAGGGCCGACATTATCTGCTTTTAGTGTGATCTTGGGTACTATTGCATCAGCAATATGTCTGAAAGTTTAAAtggcatttgttttgtttatcttcgtctatttttcttttctcttattTTCAGACACACTCCATGAGTGACGTTAGCTTGTCCTCTGAAGCGTACATTTGATGATTTAAGTAAATGGCTCCACCCCAACACCAGCACAacggcagccaacatccaaagaagagctttgaatgtcctttaagaaacctgaaaaacagacttttgcacagtactatatGACCCTGACCCTCCTGGCTTTTCCAAACATGAGGTTTATCTCTGCAGTGGGTGCTTTAGCATCAGAGTTCCACAGCTTCGGCTTCGGATTAACCCGCCTGGAGACGGAGACTCAgtgaattcattaaaaaaaactttctctTATAGCTACACTGtctttaaaatgtcattttttgttGCCACCATTCATTTTTAGTCATGTTTATtcgttttatttacattttgtgtttgcattttttctaGTAATTTTAACTTCACCttaattttctgttgttttttggaCAGTGCTgccttgttttctgttttattttacctTGTGGAAATCTACACAGGATACCCAGACGGTGAATAAAAGCTTTTCAtattaaaatcacattttacaACAACAGCAGAGCAAACAGCTGCTTTGGGACATGTAAAACATAATTTGCtttagtttgtgttttatttgtctgcACCATTTGTATACAGGATACCTACAGAGACTTCCCTATTTTTAGATGGGGAACGTGTGCATGATCCTTGttctaaaggtcaaaggagGGGAGAAATGGGAGAGGCCTCAGTGTGTCCATGCTGTCATCAAAATTTTTTGGTGTAACCCAGTACTAGCGTGCCGGTATGCCACAAGTTAACAATCGGGAGTCAGCTGGAGGGGATGCATGAGTTTTAAGAAGCGCTTTGATTTCCTGAAACACATGCAGATATGGCAGGTGGCAGTCAAGCAGTTAATTTGTTAATTtgctaaatgtttatttataacAAGCAACATGTGATACTAGATATAATAAAATAGTCGGTGATATAAATATTGTATGATATCAAACAAACATAGCGTGCTGCATAGCCTCACTGTGTGCTGCCATAGATGATCCTTTCAAGTCTTTTTTAAGTATGTAGATAAACTGGTTGACCATTTTCCACCAAATGTTGAaagttttttaaacaaaattggTTTTCCGTCATACCATCATGTCTCACAAGTTTAAaggatataaatatatattgatTCAATAGTAACAAGCATTATCTGGCTGGATTATAATTGGTACTATGTTGGACAATGGGATAATGAGTACAatgttgtgcaaatgtttaTCTTTAAAACCCACTGAATGTAGTGGATGACCACCGTGTGGGTGTAACAATTGGCAACTGGCAATCAGATCACAGCAAGCCACTGCAGAGTAGATCACACATGACTGTGGGCATACGGGTGAACAACTATGTTCATGTGTGAGGGCAATTATGTGTGAGCACTTGTAGAACGGGTAGGCGTTATAgagaggggtgggggggggggggggggagtgtttATATATGCCAAAGTCTGTGCTTATACATCTAAATTTGAACATgagcgtgcgtgtgtgtttgcgtgtgtgccGTAATAACATTGTTCCATTACACAATGCATGCCTTTGACATTCCAGTCCCACCTGTCAGCGTGAACAAAGGCCTTTCTCGCAGGCTTTGACATGCGTGAGTCTGCTGCTGGACGGGAGAGATAGCGGCCCTGTGTAGGATGTGTGTGGGAGGACAGCCTGGAGAGTCCTTCCTGACCTTCTCCACGGGCTTCCTTTCAGGTTGACTCGAGCTAAGTGGAAAACACTAGTGAAGATGTAGCCATGCAGAAGGAGTGCCCCCTTACTCTTCAAACTGACATTTTGTAAGATGTATCAGGTGATTTAGTAATGCAGCAATCACAGCGCTTGAGATTAACATGTTGCTCTTTACTTTTAGCTTCCCAACTTTTAACTTAAACCAAGAGAAATTCTACATTGGAGATGAATGTGAAAACTGGGATTCTTTTATAATAACTACATTATGTGACTTATTTGTACTTAATATTTTAACCTTTTAAGTCGCTgaccgtggctcaagagttgggagtttgccttgtaatcggaaggttgccggtttgagccccggcttggacagtctcggtcgttgtatccttgggcaagacacttcacccgttgcctactggtggtggtcagagggcccggtggcgccagtgtccggcagcctcgcctctgtcagtgcgccccagggtggctgtggctacaatgtagtttgccatcaccagtgtgtgaatgggtggatgactggatgtgtaaagcgctttggggtcctttgggactagtaaagcgctatacaaatacagaccatttaccataataCATTTTTTGAGGCTGAAAAGTTAAGTTAAGGCTACAGGAACTATCCAGTGATTCCTAATTAGGGGTGCTCCTACAGTTGCTCctaaaactgtaggcacaattaaTTATGTTGTTAATGTATAAATAGGCATGATTCATTAATTACTGAAGATGCACACAGTCACCTTATAATGCCTAAAACTAAGCTGTTcaagttttatttttcctgcCGTATGATTTACTATAAATCCCTATCAGGTGCAAACAGCTGCTATATATTGAAAAGGATTCTGCTGTGAATTTTAGTTTAGTTACCTTGGAAGGTCATAGACTGACATTCTTGCTCTTACCCATAGACATGGGATTATCTTTCACATCCACTATGCAGACTATGAGCTTTAGTCCTTCATACAGTCTTTTAGTATGGATTAATGATCGCTGTCTGTAAAAGCAGCACAAATTTTGTGTTATGACAATCCAGAGAGACACTAACACATAACCAGCTGAGTTCTCTGCAATCAGGGGTTACTCTATGTATCTAAAGTTGTTCAGGACAGATATAATCAAATATCAAGACAAAATGTATCATAAATTATTCAGATAATAACCCACCTCACAAGAaaattgcaataaaaaaaagttacctTATAGAACTTTAGGGGCTTTCAACTGAGAGCAATGACTTAAAAGTTTAAAAGCCACATTAGACATGACATCTGAATGAAACGTGCCAGATTTTAATTATAGCTCCCCTACTGTGCCGCCTAACTTTTCTAAGGACTGGTTTATTTGTGCAGCAAATTTCATGTCACTCAGACTAATGGCGTAGGAGCTGACACCTTTCAAACCGTGAAAATGTAACCTTTAAAAATAGCCCCCATTAGGGCAATTTAAGAGTTCACTCTGGAACATATGAGGCAGTGCGAAAATACACGGTGGTTTCAAGTTTCTTTAAAAATCCATTACCTGCTTTCCAGACAgttctattatttatttatttatttattctttttatgtatttttcttCATTGTATTTCCCCGAACGCTGAAAAACGAATGTATAGAGTTATACACGAGCGTTTTTGTTTTGCCTGTTGCTTCTTTCCCTCATCTACAACTCGCTGGTCAAGTTTATTCCTCGGAACCTCTGCAGAGATGGTGACGACTGCTGTAAAATTCTTAACCCATTTACAGGAACATGTCTTGCAGGCAAGGAAGCCTCTGAAGTTCCGATGTCGGCAACACGAGCTTAACGAGAAATTCAGTCCAATGACACAGACGCTGCATTAAAAATTCCTGCACAGTAGACGGGCTTTATGTTTGATGCATTACCTCACAATCATATAGTGtcagttacaaaaaaaattacaatgatGCCATGACGATTACAGGCAGCAGCAAAAATAAACCCACCCCCAGCCTTATGTTGCTTTGTGTCCCCATCATACGCCTTTGGTTGCAACACGTTGCAGTGATACAGTCACCTACCTCATTTGAATGTATGGCATGTGGTCTGTATCCAAACACCTTCAGCTTTTCTTCAGCTCTGTTTTGATGTCTATACACTCTCACAAATCAATCCTGGGGTCATTACATTTATCTGTGCTCTTGACTAAAGCTGCTTGTCTGCGTTACTAAAAGCATTTACTGTGATGTATATATTTCTGTACAGAGGACTACGCTACAATGCGGTCTACAGTATAAGTGTGAGGACTATGGGCGTGTTACATAAGATGTCTACATGGGGGAATCGGTGTATTGGCTGTTTGAACAGAACCCCTCAGCCTACAGCGAGTCACTGCGCAAAGGCACAGCTCATCAATTCAATATCTCACACATATATCTGTTTAACAGGCGCAAAtcctcaatgcatttaaagGTCCCTGGAAAGCATTAAAGCCTTCTTCTGTCCACGAGACTATTTACATTCTGCAGTCACGGCGGTGTCATTAAACCAAATTTGTCAAGTTACGTTTGAATAATTCAAAACTGAATAATTAATTTCATGATGTTTCTTCTTTTGCTGACTTTTTAATGTAAGGGGGGTTTCCCTTTCATGAGATAAAATGTTCAGTGGCCTCGGCTGTGCTTTCAAAGCTTGTGTCCATGCTAGGGGTCTGGATGCCCGCCCCTCCCCTGGGATCCTTCAGTAAGGGAATGAACGTATCGCTGTGACCGGAACGCATGTCGTTGTCCCAGGCCCCTGCACCGCAAATATGTTTATGGGAGCCAGATGCAGCCATGAGCTCGCCGCCGGTGCGCAGTGCCATCAGTTCAATCTCATGTTTGGCCGCAGTCTCCAGCACCTGTTGCTTGTTGTAGAACAAGACAAAATTGTTGATGATGGGATGTATAGGCAGGGCTATGGCGATGACCCCACAGAGAAAGCTGATAGCCGCGTTACACCGACCTAAAGTGGTCTTAGGGTAGACATCTCCATACCCCACTGTGGTCATGGTGATCACAGCCCACCAAAAAGACTGTGGGATGCTGGTGAACAAGGTGTCCGGGTGATTCTGCTCCATAGTGTAGCCCAAAGCCGAGAAAAGGAATACCCCCACGCCCATGTACATGAGGAGCAGTCCGAGCTCCTTCAGGCTGCTCTTTAGGGCAGATGTCAGAGTCTGGAGTCCTGAGGAATGGCGAGCCAGCTTGAAAATGCGCGCAATGCGCATTATGCGTAAAGCCTGCACTGCTTGCTGCACATTAGCCAGCTCCATCACTCCCGCGCCGAAGGAGGTCAGAATCAGCACCACATAAAAGGGCATGATCGCCATGAAGTCGATTATATTCATGAAGGACAGTacgaattttattttatttggggAAGAGATCAGACGCAGGAGGTATTCAATAGTAAACCAGCCAATGCACACGGTCTCGATGACCTCCAGGACCGGATGCTCCGTGAGTTTACCCTCCGAGTCCTCCACCTGCAGGTCGGGGATGGTGCCGACGCACATCACCACGGAGGagatgaggatgaagatgaAAGAAACTATAGCGATTATGTGGGCAGGCAGGGACGATTCTGGCTTTTCCATCAACCGCCAGAGGCATATCTGGAAGCGCTGCCAGCCCCCTGCAGACGGATCGCCTTCTCTGTCGACAAGGATA from Maylandia zebra isolate NMK-2024a linkage group LG15, Mzebra_GT3a, whole genome shotgun sequence includes the following:
- the LOC101470376 gene encoding voltage-gated potassium channel regulatory subunit KCNF1-like — translated: MWGFQRTRYADCNGSEASEETEIVVNIGGVKQVLYGDVLTRFPETRLAELVDSSLKSSEEISLICDDYDPDTGEFYFDRDPEAFKCIIELYYYGEIHMKRGICPICFMKEMEFWKIDSDFLDECCKSHLKEVEDELAEIAEKVRTILVDREGDPSAGGWQRFQICLWRLMEKPESSLPAHIIAIVSFIFILISSVVMCVGTIPDLQVEDSEGKLTEHPVLEVIETVCIGWFTIEYLLRLISSPNKIKFVLSFMNIIDFMAIMPFYVVLILTSFGAGVMELANVQQAVQALRIMRIARIFKLARHSSGLQTLTSALKSSLKELGLLLMYMGVGVFLFSALGYTMEQNHPDTLFTSIPQSFWWAVITMTTVGYGDVYPKTTLGRCNAAISFLCGVIAIALPIHPIINNFVLFYNKQQVLETAAKHEIELMALRTGGELMAASGSHKHICGAGAWDNDMRSGHSDTFIPLLKDPRGGAGIQTPSMDTSFESTAEATEHFIS